One genomic region from Quercus robur chromosome 4, dhQueRobu3.1, whole genome shotgun sequence encodes:
- the LOC126721772 gene encoding glutathione transferase GST 23-like: MMASSAMVTANQLIIMAELKLFRTWSSRFALRVVWALDLKGIQYDTIFEDLSNKSSLLLQYNPIYKKVPVLVHNGKPLLESLVILEYIDETWKQTPLLPEDPSERATARFWAKFGDDKVLPSIWNVFIKQGKDQEEAIVTAQENLGFVERQLTGKKFFNGETIGLVDLAFGWLANLLSVLEEVCGATLIDHEKFPLLLEWIQNFADAPIIKESWPPRDKLITKYQAHHEVYTSKEAPK; the protein is encoded by the exons ATGATGGCCTCATCAGCTATGGTAACAGCAAATCAACTCATAATAATGGCAGAACTGAAGCTCTTCAGAACTTGGTCAAGTCGCTTTGCTTTAAGGGTCGTTTGGGCACTAGACTTGAAGGGCATTCAATATGATACCATATTTGAAGATCTCTCCAACAAGAGCTCTTTACTTCTTCAGTATAATCCTATCTACAAGAAGGTACCAGTGCTTGTTCACAATGGAAAACCATTACTGGAGTCACTTGTAATTCTTGAATACATCGATGAGACATGGAAGCAGACTCCATTACTGCCTGAAGATCCTTCTGAACGAGCCACGGCACGCTTTTGGGCCAAATTTGGAGATGATAAG GTTTTGCCATCAATATGGAATGTTTTTATCAAGCAAGGGAAGGATCAAGAGGAAGCTATCGTTACAGCCCAGGAGAACTTGGGATTTGTAGAAAGACAGCTTActggaaaaaaattcttcaatggAGAGACAATTGGACTGGTAGACCTTGCTTTTGGTTGGCTTGCTAATTTGCTAAGTGTGTTGGAGGAGGTATGTGGTGCGACCTTGATAGATCATGAAAAATTTCCCTTGTTATTAGAATGGATCCAGAATTTCGCAGATGCTCCAATAATTAAAGAAAGCTGGCCCCCTCGAGACAAACTGATCACCAAATACCAAGCTCATCATGAAGTTTACACTTCAAAAGAGGCACCAAAAtga